A portion of the Intestinibacillus sp. Marseille-P6563 genome contains these proteins:
- a CDS encoding MATE family efflux transporter translates to MEKTTSNPLSTEPIGKLLCKYSIPTTLTLLVNYLYNIADQIFVGQGVGITGMAATNVAFPLTIVTIAIALMLGDGCAANLNLCLGRKDQETADKVISHTLTLLLIAGLLLGVLGSIFAENIVLLFGATETSFQDALDYTRIIVWGLPFLLFSSLLASVIRADGNPQFTMKCMMLGAAINLILDPIFIFGLHMGVVGAAIATVIGQVAAGSLCLLHLRHLQTVRIHKEWLRPTACITLRILKLGIPSFLTQIMTALVQVTMNNLMKQYGATTPYGSDVALSVYGALMKVYQIAHAMFVGVSSATQPINGYNFGAKCYDRVRKTYRMASMIALMISVGWFAIYQIFPRVIGMLFVADNAVYLDACAYIFRLYMLGFFVYGLHMTTSSFFQSIGQPVKALTLPLVRQAVVLIPLSLILSAQFGLAGALLAVPVADGVSFLLSLLFIKHEFHKWRQAGWLQIKESAG, encoded by the coding sequence ATGGAAAAAACCACATCGAATCCACTGTCGACCGAGCCGATCGGCAAACTGCTTTGCAAGTATTCCATCCCAACAACGCTCACACTTCTGGTCAACTATTTATACAATATTGCAGACCAGATTTTTGTTGGGCAAGGGGTCGGTATTACCGGCATGGCGGCTACAAACGTCGCATTCCCCTTGACAATCGTAACGATTGCCATTGCGTTGATGCTCGGGGATGGCTGTGCTGCGAATTTGAATCTTTGTTTGGGACGCAAAGACCAGGAAACCGCGGATAAAGTCATCAGCCATACCTTGACGTTGCTGCTGATTGCAGGACTGTTGCTGGGCGTATTGGGCAGTATCTTTGCCGAAAATATTGTGTTGCTGTTCGGCGCGACCGAAACTTCTTTCCAGGATGCGCTCGATTATACCCGGATCATCGTTTGGGGCTTACCGTTTTTGCTGTTTAGCTCGTTGCTGGCGTCGGTCATCCGCGCAGACGGCAATCCGCAGTTCACGATGAAGTGCATGATGCTGGGTGCAGCGATCAACCTGATTTTAGACCCGATCTTTATCTTTGGGCTGCATATGGGCGTTGTCGGTGCGGCGATTGCAACCGTGATTGGACAGGTGGCAGCCGGCAGTCTGTGCCTGCTGCATCTGCGGCATTTGCAGACCGTGCGCATCCATAAAGAATGGCTGCGCCCAACCGCTTGCATCACACTGCGCATTTTGAAACTGGGCATTCCCAGCTTTTTGACGCAGATCATGACTGCTTTGGTGCAGGTCACGATGAACAACCTGATGAAGCAGTATGGCGCAACCACGCCCTATGGCAGCGACGTTGCACTGTCGGTGTATGGTGCGCTGATGAAGGTGTATCAGATTGCGCATGCGATGTTTGTCGGTGTTTCTTCGGCAACACAGCCAATCAATGGGTATAACTTCGGTGCAAAATGCTATGACCGGGTGCGCAAGACCTATCGCATGGCTTCGATGATCGCCCTGATGATATCGGTTGGATGGTTTGCCATCTATCAAATTTTCCCGCGGGTGATCGGTATGCTGTTTGTAGCTGATAATGCGGTGTATCTGGACGCATGTGCCTATATTTTCCGGCTGTATATGTTGGGATTCTTTGTATATGGCTTACATATGACAACTTCGTCGTTCTTCCAGAGTATTGGTCAGCCGGTCAAGGCGCTGACCCTGCCGCTGGTGCGCCAAGCTGTGGTACTCATCCCGCTGTCGCTGATTCTGTCGGCACAGTTTGGGCTGGCTGGCGCATTGTTGGCCGTTCCAGTTGCAGACGGAGTGTCCTTCCTGCTTTCTCTGCTGTTCATCAAGCATGAATTTCATAAGTGGCGTCAGGCTGGATGGTTACAGATCAAAGAGTCCGCTGGATGA
- a CDS encoding MgtC/SapB family protein: MQMEIADIFLRLLCAMVVGFVIGAGRERIHRPAGMRTHMVVAVGACVVMITGQLLFLQSGEYGAWSTPDRMAAQVISGIGFLGAGTIIREGLTIKGLTTAASLWSVACLGLAAGAGFYALTLGGTVAITITLSLIRPWQEKRFFQSSNTKMLLSIDCILVDEVLHRMEGMLRQAQGEMRHLEVESKEGMRFLIHASLHFENAATEGQLLSRWLHEFQAIDDTVKLHITIL; this comes from the coding sequence ATGCAAATGGAGATTGCCGATATTTTTTTACGATTGTTGTGTGCCATGGTGGTTGGATTTGTGATTGGTGCCGGCCGCGAGCGAATCCATCGGCCAGCCGGTATGCGCACCCATATGGTCGTGGCAGTTGGGGCCTGTGTGGTGATGATTACCGGCCAGCTGCTGTTTTTGCAGTCCGGAGAATATGGTGCATGGAGTACGCCTGACCGTATGGCGGCGCAGGTCATCTCCGGCATCGGCTTTCTGGGGGCTGGCACCATCATTCGGGAAGGCCTGACGATCAAGGGATTGACCACCGCCGCAAGCCTGTGGTCGGTGGCCTGTCTGGGTCTGGCGGCCGGTGCAGGGTTTTATGCGTTGACCTTGGGTGGTACGGTGGCCATCACGATCACGTTATCGCTCATCCGGCCCTGGCAGGAAAAACGGTTTTTCCAGTCAAGCAATACCAAAATGCTCCTGTCGATCGACTGTATCCTGGTCGATGAAGTTCTGCACCGGATGGAAGGAATGCTTCGTCAGGCACAAGGAGAAATGCGGCATCTGGAGGTCGAATCCAAAGAAGGAATGCGCTTTTTGATTCATGCCTCCCTGCATTTTGAAAATGCAGCGACCGAAGGACAGCTTTTGTCCCGATGGCTGCATGAGTTTCAGGCGATCGATGACACAGTGAAACTACATATCACGATTTTGTAA